A region of the Andrena cerasifolii isolate SP2316 chromosome 15, iyAndCera1_principal, whole genome shotgun sequence genome:
AACCTTCTATGCTTATTATTCTGGCACTGCTCCGAATATTGCCTGAGGCGGACCGTCAAAGTTGTGTCTATAAGGGGAAAGAAGGCGCAAAAGAGCATCGTATTTAAGCTCAAGGCTAAAGAGAGCGAGAGTCACGAGGAAATACGGAGGGCTCTGGTCGAGAGTCACTTGGTCGGCTGGGAGAGCAACGCGAATGGTAAACTGGGCCCTAATATCGCGGATTTGTCGGACACCATGGATCCCGCCAAGTAAACTCGAATGATAAATCAGATGCGAGTTAGATTTACAGTCGCGTCGGAAAGTAAGATGATAcgctttaaaatcgcataacttttttaaaattggtccgaacgacttgagtttttttttagaagctagcggaattagttttctagctgacgtgtttcgtcgttttgaaaaaaaatctaactAGTCGGAATAGCAATGAAAATAGTGTAgttgtttttttcaaatttttttctgagcttgtaatgaaaattcaaaaaacccgtttgtaaattgaagtaagttgtatacttaCATGCTGCAACTTACTTCAATgtacaaacggattttttgaattttcattacaggctcagaaaaaaatttgaaaaaacgacttcactattttcatcgttaTTCCGACCagctgcaatttttttcaaaacgacgaaacacatcacctagaaaactaattccgctagcttctaaaaaaaaactcaagtcgttcgtaccaattttaaaaaagttatgcgattttaaagagtgtcaactcaCTTTCCGATGCGAATGTAAATATCCGTAAAAATTCGTTTATTTGTGCTTTTAAATTTCCGTAGGTTGTCGGACAGAGCTATCAACCTAAATTTGAAGCTGATGAAGTGGCGCCTGGTCCCAGACTTAGACTTAGAGAGAATTAGCAGCCTCAAGTGCCTCGTACTGGGCGCGGGAACCTTGGGCTGCTCCGTAGCCAGAGTGCTTCTCGGCTGGGGAGTGAGCGACATAACTTTCGTCGACAGCTCCAGCGTCTCCCACAGCAACACTGTGCGGCAGAGTTTGTACACCCACCAGGACGCCGTGGAGCGTAAGAAAAAGGCCTACGCAGCGAGGGACGCGCTGCTGTCCATAAGGCCAAGTTTAGTGAGTATTCGAAGCACTGTCGCTTCAGATTCGCCTAATTACTAATTGATGGTAGAATGTGCAAGGTGTGGTGCTGCATATCCCAATGCCTGGACACGTCGTGGGTAAAAGTATGATGGAGTCTACGACGCAATCGTTGCGTAGACTGGAGGAGCTGATCGCGAAGAGCGACGTGGTTTTCTTCCTGCTGGACTCCCGAGAGGCTAGGTGGCTGCCGACTGTCCTCTGCGCAGCGATGAACAAAATCGCTATCAACGCCGCATTAGGCTTCGACTCGTTCACCGTGCAGAGGCACGGTACGCGTAATTCCTCGTCCCCGTCTTCTCCGGACTTCGACGCGAAAGATCTGACCGGCTCGGACCTCGGCTGCTACTTCTGTAACGACGTAACGCAGCCTGGAAACGTACGTAGAGATGGCCAGACCGGAATTCTTGTTAGGCTTTTAATAATCGTCTTGATTCGCAGTCGCAAACCGATAGGACGCTGGATCAACAGTGCACTGTTAGTAGACCGGGCTTGTCGCAGATCGCTGCGGGATTGGCGGTGGAATTGCTGGTAGCTCTGCTCCAGCATCCTCATGGGTAAATAGGAATGCTGGGAGATCGGCGTGTCTCGGGAATTTGTTATAATTGCTTGCGATTAGTTTAGAGGCAGCAGCGTTGATGGGTAATAACAGAGATAATAGCAGTTCGAACGAGAGCGAGCTGATCGGCTTGCTGGGAGGTGTGCCGCACACGATACGCGGGTCTCTGTGGAATTACGATATGCAGCTGACGATAACGCACAGGTTTACGTCCTGCACGGCGTGCTCCGTGCCCGTTATCAAGGAGTACAAAAATCGCGGCCTGGCGTTCGTGCTAGACGCGTGCAACATTCCGAATTATTTGGAGAAACTGTCGGGGTTAGAGCGGATACTCAGTAGGCCCGATTTGGACGAGGTACATATATTTATTGCAGGACGCATGATTATTTGGTACACATATATTCGTAAATTTTCTGACTTCAGCTGTGTCATGCCTTGGACAACTTGAGCGACGAGGATGACAGTGATCAGCTGAAAGTTATACCTTGAGAGCCCCTCGATGTATTCGCATGTTTTTATTCCGGGCAAAGGTAGCTTTTTCTCCGTACGCAGTTAATTGGCCAAGCATCTATACAATCGAACTTCAATGTACTTATTGATGCGAGAATGGAATTGCATTTAGATGGGTCCGCATCGCAACTCACGTCGGTCCTTATCGGTTGctcattttaattcttttagcgTAAGGTTGACATTTGACACAAGCGCGTGTCATTGTGACGTATAATCGTGACTGGAGCTACGACTTTTAGATACAACTTTTATACGACTGCACCGAAGATCGCGATACGCAACGCGAGAGATTGTAACGAGACTCGGTCTCATTTTTATCCTCCGAACAGTGCGAGCGAAGCATAATTAAATAAACGATGTTCGATGAAACGCTGGTCGAGGAGATATACTTTGTACCCCGGAGGCTCGCCACGTGCCTCGCGATTTTTACTAAATAGTCCGATACGCGGAAAGCAGGAACCCAGGTCAGTGGCggctttaagaaaaaaggcccagctggcaaacgttccgaggggcccatgatttactaaaaacgagctaCGCGTAGTAgtgcagaaaaaatatagtgtttggttaaaatcataatttttttgaagatggggccctaaagggcaggggcccatttttcgggaaaatgaagtttactaaaaacgagccaAGTGTAGTAGCTCGTAAAAAATGTAGCGTTTGGTTACTTATTccaaatcataattttttatttttgccatgaggccctgcggggccttctgtgcaggggcctaggcggcaactgctcatttaGTGCCAGACACGGATTGAAAGTCGTGGGAGATTTATTAGTTTATCGAAGGGAAGTTGAGTTAACCTGCGTCGGTAacatattttcgtgaaaattaaCGCCAGAATCCAGCGCCGAAGTATCCGTTCCCGGAACACGGCGGGAGGGAGAGCTCGGCTGTTGAGTGGCTAGGATCGCAGGCGCGTAGTCGCAGGAAGGGAAGGGATCGGGGAAAGAGCGTATTTACACAGAGAGTGTGCGGCATACGGGACGGTTAGCAGTTTTGCCTGTAGAGCGCGTCGGAACAACCGAATGCCATGCATTCCAGTGTAGTGTCGAAGTGGTAGGGGAACCGAGGCTACCTCTCGTGTCAAACAGGCCGTGTTCTGCGTGTCCGCCCGCATACCATTAGATTTTCATcgttttcaatgaaaatacgCGGCCCGTCTCGGCTCGGCATGCCAGGAAACGTCGCGCCGGATGTTTGATCGTGCATTCACGCGGGTGTCATCGCACAACGCTTGGTGAGTAAAGACGCATTTCGAAAGGAAAAAAACCGTTCGATTTTACCTCGAGGAATGCGTGCCTCgtccctcttcttttttttttttttcttctttcacgCTACGCCGCATTCCTCTATCGATTCCCGCGAGCGACGGGACGCGGTACTCGGGGGGAAAATGCCCTCTTTCCGTCCGTTCCTCGGCGTTGCCTCGTAAACGGCTGGAATTCCGTCGGTGGCAGTTGACTGAAAAATCGAACGATTCGCTCCCTCGCCATGCACCTCGCGCCGAGCGAGGATTCTTTTATAACTTCTCGCCGAACGATTTCGCGGTCGCTCGTGCGCGCGCGTGGCCCCGTGCATGTGCAGGCGTGTGCGTGCTCTCGTTACGCGATACCAAAAAAACGCGCTCGACATTTCGTTGATTCATCACTTTCGACGAATTCCGTTTACCGAGACGCGAACCCGGCGACCGCGATAATTCCTTATCCGCTCGGCCCTGCGTCGGAACTTTCAACGGCGCACACCAGCTCCGCGATCGGCCTCTACAGATCTCTGAAATGCCGCTGGCGAGCTCCGGATCGATTCAGTGCCGGAATTTTCAATCGGTACGATTAGCGGCCGAGTATGCGTGCGAGGCGAGTTTCAATAAGAATCGGGGGGAAAAGCCGGGGAGAGGTAGGGGCAAAAGTATTCGATCGAAATTGTGAGATCGCCCCGCTGCCTTTTACTCGCGGGAAAGAGCGTCGCTCCACATTTTACCTCTATCGTTCTATCCTCCGCGTTTCGGGCAGCGATCGAGGGGATACGTCTCGTTAGTGATCGATGCAAGAGGGTTGCAGCAGTGGCACTCCTCGGAGGGGAGGATCCGCGGGAGATAGGTCGGAGAGAATGCCGATTTAACGATTGTTTATGTCATTAAGATGAGATTGCGATGCTGTGCGTTTGGCGCCGGTTGTGTGGAAGTTTGGAAAGGGGCAGGAATGGCGCGATACGGGAGTAAGGAGGCGAGCGGGAGTGATGGGCTCGAGTGGCCGCGAGAACGTTATTGAATCGGTCCTCGAATTATCAGTGTTGTTCCGCGTGACACAGCGATACTCGTCGCCGCGTCTGATAGCTGCCATTGGACGCATTCGAAGTACATCCAGAAGTTCGAAAGCGTCGGAACGGCGGATTAGGTATCTGAGCGCAAAATCGTTAAGCGAGAGTTAGGTTAGGATCAGGTCCGCGCGTACGCGTTCGGCTGAACGCGCGTCGAACGCGACGAAGCTTTCGGTCGAAATCGCTTGGGAAGGTTGACGAGGTTGGGA
Encoded here:
- the Atg7 gene encoding autophagy-related 7, yielding MSKFVKFTKLRSATDHTFWAKFAELKIDKFKLDEKAVINLWGSYSLQSLNEGGTNPMVLDFTSFNEDIETTYHNNSVTGCGKMINTNTYEAFRQTDPEGFIDDLGKDVMASILDGSCLEKPWKLSLFLVLAYSDLKRYRFHYWVAHPTPLRLPEMYYEEPPKTIGEEFTASQDLCDGFLQLDSGSKNYFSVLLSSENQMSVADLATGVRIAEKIDEPQEYKEVYFAFYDPCTSAEPGWPLRNLLCLLFWHCSEYCLRRTVKVVSIRGKKAQKSIVFKLKAKESESHEEIRRALVESHLVGWESNANGKLGPNIADLSDTMDPAKLSDRAINLNLKLMKWRLVPDLDLERISSLKCLVLGAGTLGCSVARVLLGWGVSDITFVDSSSVSHSNTVRQSLYTHQDAVERKKKAYAARDALLSIRPSLNVQGVVLHIPMPGHVVGKSMMESTTQSLRRLEELIAKSDVVFFLLDSREARWLPTVLCAAMNKIAINAALGFDSFTVQRHGTRNSSSPSSPDFDAKDLTGSDLGCYFCNDVTQPGNSQTDRTLDQQCTVSRPGLSQIAAGLAVELLVALLQHPHGLEAAALMGNNRDNSSSNESELIGLLGGVPHTIRGSLWNYDMQLTITHRFTSCTACSVPVIKEYKNRGLAFVLDACNIPNYLEKLSGLERILSRPDLDELCHALDNLSDEDDSDQLKVIP